One Enterobacter cloacae subsp. cloacae ATCC 13047 genomic window carries:
- a CDS encoding ParB N-terminal domain-containing protein gives MVATNTTAKKPARTTRQTKSAEKIAQSTEQKLVQLLADTPVQIFPYSRLSHTDLNTRIIPHTDQEVEEMADSIQAMGILQNLIGAELPDGTIGIVGGEGRRRGTGILVMRGVLDADTPFVPVKVLPVEMAVAASMIENGRRKNMHPAEQIIGFRTLQQEGKTASQIGALMGYHPRHVQRCLKLANLAPSLLDALARDEISLEQCEVLTLADTHERQEQVWKEAVEQWRDPAVQTLRKMVTDDKMAISHPMFEYVGEEAYTAAGGTLTADLFSDKDSTFADAALVKSLLAGKLTVLAARVKQEQGWGWAEFRMTELRASGEDGEQYRFAMPKAVLTEEEQKRVSELEEQMEATESYDDEYELQQDIDDIYCEAQYREATPEFRAAHGIWVSWDGSNFQVQPGIRKLTDEDRVAEEQARQERESNVIRHTTPEIPADAYPATLVKAMSAERTLAVQAELAGRPDVSVALLTWTLCLSMFDRSYGKRSEPLKASVSSNQYHLASLAPSGEEGKALTALKAQKEALQATLPENWHLDFTWLLSWSAEQVNTLLGFCAAHGINGIQERMYNHTQKSELDGLEAALDFDLRKWWQPDAESYFGKLTIPQIGKAYEEAGLSARAGEIVKLKRRDAAKAAEQDLNAQGWLPDWMVRTSPAAEAEEATETDAHTTDHAA, from the coding sequence ATGGTCGCCACCAATACTACGGCAAAAAAACCAGCCAGGACCACCCGTCAGACAAAATCTGCGGAAAAAATCGCGCAGTCTACCGAGCAGAAGCTCGTCCAGCTGCTCGCTGATACGCCCGTGCAAATCTTCCCGTACTCCCGCCTGTCACACACTGACTTAAACACGCGCATCATTCCGCATACCGATCAGGAAGTGGAAGAGATGGCAGACAGCATTCAGGCAATGGGCATCCTCCAGAACCTGATCGGTGCAGAACTGCCGGACGGTACGATCGGCATTGTCGGCGGGGAAGGTCGTCGCAGAGGCACAGGCATTCTGGTGATGCGCGGTGTGCTCGATGCAGACACGCCGTTTGTTCCGGTGAAAGTCCTGCCCGTTGAGATGGCTGTGGCGGCCTCGATGATCGAGAACGGTCGACGTAAAAACATGCATCCCGCCGAGCAGATTATCGGTTTTCGTACCCTTCAGCAGGAAGGTAAAACGGCCTCTCAGATCGGCGCACTGATGGGCTATCACCCGCGCCACGTTCAGCGCTGCCTGAAGCTGGCGAATCTTGCCCCCTCCCTGCTGGATGCGCTGGCGCGGGATGAAATCTCCCTTGAACAGTGTGAAGTCCTGACACTTGCTGATACCCATGAGCGTCAGGAGCAGGTCTGGAAAGAGGCTGTTGAACAGTGGCGCGATCCTGCCGTACAGACTCTGCGCAAAATGGTGACCGACGACAAGATGGCCATCAGTCACCCGATGTTTGAGTATGTGGGTGAGGAAGCCTATACCGCCGCTGGCGGTACGCTGACCGCCGACCTGTTCAGCGACAAGGACAGCACCTTTGCCGATGCGGCGCTGGTTAAATCTCTGCTGGCTGGCAAGCTCACCGTGCTCGCCGCTCGCGTTAAGCAGGAGCAGGGCTGGGGCTGGGCTGAGTTCCGTATGACGGAACTGCGTGCCAGCGGTGAGGACGGTGAACAGTACCGTTTTGCGATGCCGAAAGCTGTCCTGACGGAAGAAGAACAGAAGCGCGTCAGTGAGCTGGAAGAACAAATGGAAGCCACTGAAAGCTACGATGACGAATACGAGCTTCAGCAGGATATCGATGACATTTACTGCGAGGCGCAGTACCGCGAAGCCACGCCGGAATTTCGCGCCGCGCACGGAATCTGGGTGTCATGGGACGGTAGCAATTTTCAGGTTCAGCCTGGTATCCGCAAGCTGACCGACGAAGACCGGGTAGCTGAAGAACAGGCGCGTCAGGAACGTGAAAGCAATGTGATCAGACACACCACGCCTGAAATTCCCGCCGACGCTTATCCGGCAACGCTGGTAAAAGCTATGTCAGCCGAACGGACTCTCGCCGTTCAGGCCGAACTGGCGGGTCGTCCCGACGTATCGGTGGCGCTCCTGACGTGGACACTGTGCCTCAGTATGTTTGATCGCAGCTACGGTAAACGCAGCGAACCGCTGAAAGCCTCCGTGTCCTCGAATCAGTATCACCTTGCATCACTGGCTCCATCCGGTGAAGAAGGGAAGGCGCTGACGGCGCTCAAAGCGCAGAAAGAGGCGCTTCAGGCAACGCTGCCCGAAAACTGGCATCTCGATTTCACCTGGCTGCTTTCATGGTCAGCGGAGCAGGTGAACACCCTGCTGGGATTCTGTGCAGCGCACGGTATCAACGGTATTCAGGAACGTATGTACAACCATACGCAGAAAAGCGAACTGGACGGGCTGGAAGCGGCGCTGGACTTTGACCTGCGCAAATGGTGGCAGCCGGATGCTGAGAGCTACTTCGGCAAGCTCACCATCCCCCAGATTGGCAAAGCCTACGAAGAAGCCGGACTCAGTGCCCGCGCTGGAGAGATTGTGAAGCTCAAGCGCCGCGATGCGGCGAAGGCCGCCGAGCAGGATCTGAATGCTCAGGGCTGGCTGCCTGACTGGATGGTGCGCACATCACCAGCCGCTGAGGCTGAAGAAGCCACCGAAACCGACGCTCACACCACTGACCACGCTGCTTAA
- the psiB gene encoding conjugation system SOS inhibitor PsiB — protein MTMQYDLNQINKLTASDLEFIRQQGEDARRALSDTVTGLLSTPEGWRVCAEYRSEFGGFFPVQCRFSADGSDDWHLCVCSSGEVSPYWLLVLLSSGGEVVCTLYQSDTLQPDRINPLIAQLAGMRRFNCTARTVVNLMSGEVTA, from the coding sequence ATGACTATGCAATATGACCTGAACCAAATCAACAAACTGACCGCCTCCGACCTGGAGTTTATCCGTCAGCAGGGCGAGGACGCGCGCCGCGCTCTCAGCGATACCGTGACCGGCCTCCTGTCCACACCAGAAGGATGGCGCGTCTGCGCCGAATACCGCAGCGAGTTCGGCGGCTTCTTCCCCGTCCAGTGCCGCTTCAGCGCGGACGGCAGTGATGACTGGCATCTGTGCGTGTGCAGCTCCGGCGAAGTCTCACCGTACTGGCTTCTGGTGCTGCTCTCCTCCGGCGGGGAAGTGGTGTGTACCCTTTACCAGAGCGACACGCTCCAGCCTGACCGGATAAACCCGCTGATCGCGCAGCTGGCAGGTATGCGCCGCTTTAACTGCACTGCCCGCACCGTGGTGAACCTGATGAGCGGAGAGGTGACAGCATGA
- a CDS encoding plasmid SOS inhibition protein A — protein sequence MIPSSHALVSLKPARQAAIQAISHVESARERGARLPAMPYVRTFLRLLTGSGRLNATVANKIPGLHWVPNNRHSNLKQVEEALNTMIATSGEACPLPLTIDVQAELFPEVMHTRTGRRLHRSGIKTTRQMRRQSREYEQRWKLRQNLLEQAKIDLNFQSPETVCTWYTRWSDEFDAAELAGPFWRWQSRFTSLKELDWLRISGEPLYAVMYEIPFIVRETPESVRTAERWQVPNKLRYLQGAE from the coding sequence ATGATCCCGTCCTCACACGCGCTCGTTTCCCTGAAGCCAGCCCGTCAGGCTGCAATACAGGCTATCAGCCATGTTGAGTCTGCCCGCGAACGCGGCGCACGACTGCCCGCCATGCCGTATGTGCGTACCTTTCTGCGTCTTCTCACGGGCAGCGGACGTCTCAACGCCACGGTGGCCAATAAAATACCTGGTCTGCACTGGGTGCCAAATAACCGTCATTCGAACCTGAAACAGGTCGAGGAGGCGCTTAACACGATGATCGCCACCAGTGGCGAAGCCTGCCCGCTGCCGCTCACAATTGACGTACAGGCCGAACTGTTTCCTGAGGTCATGCACACCCGCACGGGTCGACGACTGCACAGGTCCGGCATTAAGACCACGCGTCAGATGCGCCGCCAGTCTCGTGAGTACGAACAGCGCTGGAAACTGCGCCAGAACCTGCTGGAGCAGGCGAAAATCGACCTGAATTTTCAGTCACCGGAAACCGTCTGCACCTGGTACACCCGGTGGAGCGACGAGTTTGACGCGGCAGAGCTTGCCGGACCGTTCTGGCGCTGGCAGTCGCGGTTCACGTCGCTGAAGGAACTTGACTGGCTTCGCATCAGCGGTGAGCCACTGTATGCAGTGATGTACGAAATCCCGTTTATCGTGCGGGAGACTCCGGAATCTGTCCGTACTGCTGAGCGCTGGCAGGTACCGAACAAGTTGCGGTACCTGCAGGGGGCAGAATGA
- a CDS encoding IS3 family transposase (programmed frameshift) — MSRRKYTFQQRLEVVMHYFATDEGYRLTSARFNVPRTQVRIWVAAYDAYGEEGLKPRDKGVSIAPDIRVEAVKAVLTGQISQTQAAAKFNVAGSASVGKWMKVFSEHGEEGLRSLRIGKKRALHMIDDPVALEAALERSKDKRIQELEQKVRRLELRILYLKKFESLSSIRDKVRIIDELRQHYSFEQLLQIAQIPRSTFYYHLKALRSPGKYDEVKCRIKEIYDENQGRYGYRRIALALRREGGALNHKVVQRLMNVLRLKAAIRVKRYSSWRGEHGRAADNILQRNFKASRPNEKWVTDVTEFAVNGRKLYLSPIIDLFNNEVISYSISERPTMPMIDEMLIKAFARMDPNSKPVLHSDQGWQYRHRWYQYQLRDFGVTQSMSRKGNCLDNACAECFFGTLKSECFYLGKFKDIDELKDAIEDYIRYYNTRRISLKFNGLSPVEYRLKFHPLRI, encoded by the exons ATGTCCAGACGTAAGTACACCTTTCAACAGCGCCTCGAAGTGGTTATGCACTATTTCGCTACCGATGAAGGCTATCGTTTAACTTCAGCTCGCTTTAACGTTCCCAGAACCCAGGTAAGAATATGGGTTGCAGCCTATGATGCTTATGGAGAAGAAGGTCTGAAGCCCAGGGATAAGGGCGTATCAATCGCTCCCGATATCAGAGTCGAAGCCGTAAAGGCTGTACTGACGGGGCAGATTTCCCAGACGCAGGCTGCAGCGAAATTTAACGTCGCGGGTTCGGCCTCTGTTGGGAAGTGGATGAAGGTCTTCAGCGAACATGGAGAGGAAGGGCTTCGTTCTCTCCGTATTGGCAAAAAAAGGGCACTTCATATGATTGATGATCCTGTTGCGCTTGAGGCAGCACTGGAGCGTTCGAAAGATAAACGTATTCAGGAACTTGAACAAAAAGTCCGCCGCCTGGAATTACGGATACTTTATTTAAAAAAGT TTGAAAGCCTTAGTTCGATAAGGGATAAGGTCAGAATTATCGACGAACTGAGGCAGCACTATTCGTTCGAGCAGCTTTTGCAGATAGCTCAGATACCCAGGAGTACGTTTTACTATCACCTGAAAGCACTCCGCTCTCCGGGAAAATACGATGAAGTGAAATGCAGAATCAAAGAGATCTATGATGAGAACCAGGGCCGCTATGGTTATCGGCGGATAGCACTGGCGCTCAGAAGAGAGGGAGGAGCGTTGAACCACAAAGTGGTTCAACGTCTGATGAATGTGCTTCGTCTCAAAGCTGCGATAAGAGTTAAGCGTTACAGTTCATGGCGGGGTGAACATGGGCGCGCTGCTGACAATATCCTGCAACGAAACTTCAAAGCCAGCCGGCCCAATGAAAAATGGGTCACCGATGTCACTGAATTCGCTGTAAATGGCCGGAAACTCTATCTTTCTCCCATCATCGACCTCTTCAATAACGAAGTTATTTCCTACAGTATTTCAGAACGCCCAACCATGCCGATGATTGATGAGATGTTGATTAAGGCATTTGCCAGAATGGATCCAAACAGCAAGCCAGTTCTTCATTCAGATCAGGGCTGGCAGTACCGTCATCGATGGTACCAGTATCAGCTCCGCGATTTTGGCGTCACGCAAAGTATGTCCCGCAAAGGTAACTGCCTGGATAACGCCTGTGCAGAATGCTTTTTCGGGACTTTAAAATCAGAATGCTTTTACCTCGGTAAATTTAAGGATATAGATGAACTTAAGGATGCTATTGAGGATTACATTCGGTACTACAACACCCGGCGAATCAGCCTTAAATTTAACGGTCTCAGCCCAGTTGAATACCGTCTGAAATTCCATCCATTGCGCATTTAA
- the arsR gene encoding As(III)-sensing metalloregulatory transcriptional repressor ArsR: MKLTTLQLFKYLSDETRLGIVLLLREMGELCVCDLCTALEQSQPKISRHLAMLRESGLLLDRKQGKWVHYRLSPQIPSWAAQVIELAWLSQQDDVQAIARKLASANCSGSGKAVCI; the protein is encoded by the coding sequence ATGAAACTAACTACCCTACAACTCTTCAAATACCTCTCCGATGAAACCCGTTTGGGTATCGTGTTGCTGCTCAGGGAGATGGGGGAGCTGTGCGTGTGTGATCTCTGCACTGCATTGGAACAGTCTCAGCCCAAGATCTCCCGCCATCTGGCAATGCTCCGGGAAAGTGGACTATTGCTGGATCGCAAACAGGGCAAGTGGGTTCATTACCGCCTTTCTCCGCAAATTCCTTCCTGGGCTGCTCAAGTAATTGAGCTGGCCTGGTTAAGCCAACAGGACGACGTGCAAGCCATCGCCCGTAAGCTGGCATCAGCAAACTGCTCTGGCAGCGGTAAGGCTGTTTGTATCTAA
- the arsD gene encoding arsenite efflux transporter metallochaperone ArsD, with product MKTLTVFDPAMCCSTGVCGSDVDQVLVDFSADVQWLKGRGVQVERYNLAQQPMSFVQNEKAKAFLEASGAEGLPLLLLDGETVMAGRYPKRAELARWFGIPLEKVGLAPISCCGGNTSCC from the coding sequence ATGAAAACGTTAACGGTGTTTGACCCGGCAATGTGCTGCAGTACCGGCGTATGTGGCTCAGATGTCGATCAGGTTCTGGTTGATTTTTCTGCTGATGTGCAGTGGCTGAAAGGACGTGGCGTACAGGTTGAACGTTACAACCTGGCGCAGCAGCCCATGAGTTTTGTTCAGAATGAGAAAGCGAAAGCATTCCTCGAAGCATCTGGTGCAGAAGGGCTTCCGTTACTGCTGTTGGACGGTGAAACGGTGATGGCAGGGCGATACCCAAAACGCGCCGAGCTGGCTCGCTGGTTCGGTATTCCGCTGGAGAAGGTAGGGCTAGCTCCCATCAGTTGCTGTGGTGGTAATACTTCCTGTTGCTGA